Proteins encoded by one window of Enterococcus faecalis:
- a CDS encoding cyclic nucleotide-binding domain-containing protein, with product MKYLKNRQKLQEYIDLYQLQSYMDTPLAEIGQLVTFEKSEHLIELDQSSNHLYFLLEGNVMIYTPTLEDQKVCISYTHPIALLGEASSLWKKSPKSNVLANTACLCLCIPLNEHRTVLQNDLLFLQTICLTLSERLNSGALLASSLIEPVDVRLAKYILAHQKNSYFNCKLTTCATTLNVSYRHLTRLITQFKKEGIIQKEQQEYLILNPEKLTDIAKMKR from the coding sequence ATGAAATATTTGAAAAATAGACAGAAATTACAAGAATATATTGATTTATATCAATTGCAGAGTTACATGGATACACCATTAGCAGAAATTGGCCAATTAGTAACATTTGAAAAATCCGAACATTTAATTGAACTCGATCAATCCTCTAACCATTTATACTTTCTTTTGGAAGGAAATGTTATGATTTATACGCCTACATTAGAAGACCAGAAAGTTTGCATCAGCTATACTCACCCAATTGCGCTCTTAGGCGAAGCCTCTTCTTTATGGAAAAAATCACCAAAAAGTAATGTTTTGGCTAATACTGCGTGTCTTTGTTTATGTATTCCGTTAAATGAACACCGCACAGTGTTACAGAATGATTTACTTTTTTTACAAACCATTTGTCTTACCTTAAGTGAGCGACTTAACTCTGGTGCACTTCTGGCTTCCTCTTTGATAGAGCCTGTTGATGTTCGCTTAGCAAAATATATTTTAGCGCATCAAAAGAATAGTTATTTCAATTGTAAACTAACCACTTGTGCAACTACATTAAACGTTAGTTATCGTCATTTAACACGCCTCATTACACAATTTAAAAAAGAGGGCATCATTCAAAAAGAGCAACAAGAGTACCTCATCCTTAATCCAGAAAAATTGACAGATATAGCAAAAATGAAACGATAA
- a CDS encoding manganese-dependent inorganic pyrophosphatase has protein sequence MSKILVFGHQNPDTDAIGAAISFAYLQKELGKETEAVALGTPSEETQYALDYFNIEAPRVVTEAASETNQVMLVDHNEFQQSISDIAEVNILAVVDHHRIANFETADPLYYRAEPVGCTSTIIYKMFKENNVTIPAQIAGMMVSAIISDTLLFKSPTCTQEDIDAAHALADIAEINLEGYGLDLLKAGTNLSDKSAEVLLDLDAKSFPMNGKTVRVAQVNTVDLAEFLDRQAELEAAMAAENAANNYDLFVLIITNILDSDSELLAIGAEQAKIEAAFNVTLVNNRAFLPGVVSRKKQVVPQLTEVFN, from the coding sequence ATGTCAAAAATTTTAGTTTTTGGACACCAAAATCCTGATACAGATGCTATCGGAGCAGCAATTAGTTTTGCTTACTTACAAAAAGAATTAGGAAAAGAGACAGAAGCTGTCGCTTTAGGAACACCAAGTGAAGAAACACAATATGCCTTAGATTACTTCAATATTGAAGCACCACGTGTTGTCACTGAAGCAGCTAGCGAAACAAACCAAGTCATGTTAGTGGATCATAACGAATTCCAACAAAGCATTTCAGATATCGCTGAAGTAAACATTTTAGCAGTAGTGGATCATCACCGGATTGCCAACTTCGAAACAGCAGATCCATTGTATTATCGTGCAGAACCAGTAGGGTGTACCAGTACAATCATCTATAAAATGTTTAAAGAAAATAACGTGACAATTCCAGCTCAAATTGCTGGTATGATGGTCTCAGCGATTATTTCTGATACATTATTATTTAAATCACCAACTTGCACACAAGAAGACATCGATGCAGCGCACGCCCTAGCTGATATTGCTGAAATTAATTTAGAAGGCTATGGTCTTGACTTATTAAAAGCAGGAACAAATTTAAGCGATAAATCAGCTGAAGTTCTTTTAGATTTAGATGCTAAGAGCTTCCCAATGAACGGCAAAACAGTTCGCGTTGCACAAGTAAATACCGTCGACTTAGCAGAATTTTTAGATCGTCAAGCTGAATTAGAAGCAGCTATGGCCGCAGAAAATGCAGCCAATAATTATGACTTGTTTGTCTTAATTATTACGAATATCCTAGACAGTGATTCTGAATTATTAGCGATTGGTGCGGAACAAGCCAAAATTGAAGCAGCGTTTAATGTAACATTAGTTAACAATCGTGCGTTCTTACCAGGCGTTGTTTCTCGTAAAAAACAAGTAGTACCACAATTAACAGAAGTCTTTAACTAA
- the pflB gene encoding formate C-acetyltransferase → MKQWEGFKGDKWRTSVDTRDFIQNNYTEYKGDDSFLEPIAPSTDKLWAKLQELFEIQHEKNGVYDMDSDIPATITSHEPGYLIKEEEKIVGLQTDVPLKQAFMPFGGIKMANNALVSNGYETDEEMTKIFTEYRKTHNQGVFDAYTAEMRLARKNKIITGLPDAYGRGRIIGDYRRIALYGIDYLMEQKKKDHDNTGNKEMTDDVIRLREEISEQYRALNDLKQMAASYGFDISRPAANAQEAIQWLYFGYLGAIKSQNGAAMSIGRISAFLDIYIQRDLEAGLITEFEAQEMIDHLIMKLRMVKFARTPEYNQLFSGYPIWATLSIAGMGIDGRSLVTKNDFRILHTLTNMGPSPEPNLTVLYSSHLPEGFRTYAAKIAKESSSIQFENDDLLRENWGSDDCAIACCVSATVMGKDMQFFGARANLAKAVLYAINGGVDEKTKMQVAPKYRPMTGDKLDYHEFMERYKDILDWLAELYVNTLNIIHYMHDKYAYEAPQLALMDTDLQRTFATGIAGISHATDSIMAIKHGEVEVIRDEDGMAIDYVPTKEFPTYGNDNEEADAMANWILDYFMTQIKRQHTYRNSKPTTSLLTITSNVVYGKATGNTPDGRRAGKPLAPGANPSYQDGKFLGEKNGLLASLNSTARLEYTIALDGISNTQTINPNGLGKDDDTRINNLRNVLDGYFDKGGYHLNVNVFTNELLLDAQAHPEKYPNLTIRVSGYAVKFRDLTPEQQADVISRTSHDRL, encoded by the coding sequence ATGAAACAATGGGAAGGCTTTAAAGGCGACAAATGGAGAACAAGCGTTGACACTCGTGATTTTATTCAAAACAACTACACAGAGTACAAAGGCGACGACAGTTTCTTAGAACCAATCGCTCCGAGCACTGACAAATTATGGGCAAAACTACAAGAATTATTTGAAATCCAACATGAAAAAAATGGCGTTTATGACATGGATAGCGATATCCCAGCAACTATTACGTCACATGAACCTGGTTACTTAATCAAAGAAGAAGAAAAAATTGTCGGTTTACAAACAGATGTACCATTAAAACAAGCATTTATGCCATTCGGTGGTATTAAAATGGCGAACAATGCCTTAGTTTCAAATGGTTATGAAACTGACGAAGAAATGACAAAAATCTTCACAGAATACAGAAAAACACATAACCAAGGTGTTTTTGATGCCTACACAGCTGAAATGCGTTTAGCACGTAAAAACAAAATCATTACTGGTCTTCCAGATGCTTATGGCCGTGGCCGTATTATCGGTGACTATCGTCGTATCGCATTATATGGTATCGACTACTTAATGGAACAAAAGAAAAAAGATCATGATAACACTGGTAACAAAGAAATGACAGACGATGTTATTCGCTTACGTGAAGAAATATCTGAACAATACCGTGCGTTAAATGACTTAAAACAAATGGCTGCTTCTTATGGTTTCGATATTTCTCGTCCTGCTGCAAATGCGCAAGAAGCAATCCAATGGTTATACTTTGGTTACCTAGGTGCCATTAAATCTCAAAATGGTGCGGCAATGTCAATTGGTCGTATCTCAGCATTCTTAGATATCTATATCCAACGTGACTTAGAAGCTGGTTTAATCACTGAATTTGAAGCACAAGAAATGATTGACCATTTAATCATGAAATTACGTATGGTTAAATTTGCACGGACACCAGAATACAACCAATTATTCTCTGGTTATCCAATTTGGGCAACATTATCTATTGCTGGTATGGGTATTGACGGTCGTTCATTAGTTACCAAAAATGACTTCCGTATCTTACACACATTAACAAACATGGGACCATCTCCAGAACCTAACTTAACTGTATTATATTCTTCTCACTTACCAGAAGGCTTCAGAACATATGCAGCTAAAATCGCGAAAGAAAGCTCATCTATCCAATTTGAAAACGATGACTTATTACGTGAAAACTGGGGTTCTGACGACTGCGCAATCGCATGTTGTGTTTCTGCAACAGTTATGGGTAAAGATATGCAATTCTTCGGCGCTCGTGCGAACTTAGCGAAAGCTGTTCTTTATGCAATTAACGGCGGGGTCGACGAAAAAACTAAAATGCAAGTAGCACCAAAATATCGTCCAATGACTGGTGACAAATTAGATTACCATGAATTCATGGAACGCTATAAAGACATCTTAGACTGGTTAGCTGAATTGTACGTTAACACATTAAACATTATTCATTACATGCATGATAAATATGCATATGAAGCACCACAATTAGCTTTAATGGATACTGATTTACAACGGACATTCGCAACTGGTATTGCCGGAATCTCTCATGCGACTGATAGTATCATGGCAATTAAACACGGTGAAGTAGAAGTAATCCGTGACGAAGATGGTATGGCAATTGATTATGTACCAACAAAAGAATTCCCAACATACGGAAACGATAACGAAGAAGCCGATGCAATGGCTAACTGGATTTTAGATTACTTTATGACACAAATTAAACGTCAACACACATACCGTAACTCTAAACCAACGACTTCATTATTAACAATCACTTCAAACGTTGTTTATGGTAAAGCAACAGGGAACACGCCTGACGGACGTCGTGCCGGCAAACCTCTTGCACCAGGTGCGAACCCAAGTTATCAAGACGGTAAATTCTTAGGTGAGAAAAATGGCTTATTAGCTTCATTAAACTCAACAGCTCGTTTAGAATATACAATCGCTTTAGATGGTATTTCTAATACACAAACCATCAACCCTAATGGTTTAGGTAAAGACGACGACACAAGAATTAACAACTTACGTAACGTATTAGATGGCTACTTCGATAAAGGTGGTTACCACTTAAACGTAAACGTATTTACAAACGAATTATTATTAGATGCACAAGCACATCCAGAAAAATATCCAAACTTAACTATCCGTGTATCTGGATATGCCGTGAAATTCCGTGACTTAACTCCTGAACAACAAGCAGACGTTATTTCAAGAACTTCACACGACAGACTATAA
- a CDS encoding DUF2179 domain-containing protein, with protein sequence MVVDLKMLAMIFIINFAYITLNTIRFMLTMKGYRVIAPLVSMAEITIYVLGLSMVLNRLDNPLNLLVYALGYAVGISVGIKIEDYLALGYIMVSVILPSTTEQFHLPETLREHGYGVTQSVAYGREGERMVLEILSPRKNERTLYKLINQLEPRAFIISYEPKFISGGFWTKKVRKRNDAISH encoded by the coding sequence ATGGTCGTTGATTTGAAAATGTTAGCTATGATTTTTATCATTAATTTTGCGTATATTACCTTAAATACTATTCGTTTTATGTTAACGATGAAAGGTTATCGGGTTATTGCACCGCTGGTTAGTATGGCTGAAATAACAATTTATGTCTTAGGGCTAAGTATGGTTCTGAATCGGTTAGACAATCCTTTAAATTTACTTGTTTATGCGCTTGGTTACGCTGTTGGCATTAGTGTAGGAATTAAAATCGAAGACTATTTGGCCTTGGGTTATATTATGGTATCAGTTATCCTCCCTTCTACTACTGAACAATTTCATTTACCAGAAACACTTCGTGAACACGGCTATGGTGTTACGCAAAGTGTCGCCTACGGACGCGAAGGAGAACGAATGGTTTTAGAAATTCTTTCCCCAAGAAAAAACGAACGTACATTGTACAAATTAATCAATCAATTAGAGCCGAGAGCATTTATCATTTCCTATGAGCCTAAGTTCATTTCCGGTGGTTTTTGGACGAAAAAAGTTCGCAAAAGAAATGACGCCATTTCTCACTAA
- the pflA gene encoding pyruvate formate-lyase-activating protein, translating into MTTPVTGRIHSTENFGTVDGPGVRFIVFTQGCRMRCQFCHNPDTWKIGSGGRVVTTDEVLEEALRFRSYWGEKGGITVSGGEPLLQMDFLIDLFKKAKAQGIHTTLDTCGKPFTREEPFISQFDELMKYTDLLLFDIKHIDNEQHKLLTTQSNDNILEMATYLSEIDKPVWIRHVLVPQRSDYDEYLIRLDAFIKTLNNVDKVEVLPYHTMGKYKWEELGIPYPLEGIEPPKNDRVENAKKLLHVEDYQGYLAR; encoded by the coding sequence ATGACAACACCAGTTACAGGTAGAATTCATTCAACAGAAAATTTTGGTACCGTTGATGGTCCAGGTGTCCGTTTTATCGTATTTACACAAGGGTGTCGCATGAGATGTCAATTCTGTCATAATCCAGATACTTGGAAAATTGGTTCCGGTGGTCGTGTGGTGACGACTGACGAAGTATTAGAGGAAGCATTACGTTTTCGCTCTTATTGGGGCGAAAAGGGTGGTATCACTGTCAGTGGTGGTGAGCCGCTATTGCAAATGGACTTTTTAATCGATTTATTTAAAAAAGCCAAAGCACAAGGCATTCATACAACCTTAGATACGTGTGGCAAACCTTTTACTCGGGAAGAACCCTTCATTAGTCAATTTGATGAATTGATGAAGTACACAGATTTACTCTTATTCGACATCAAACATATTGATAACGAGCAGCATAAACTGTTAACAACGCAATCAAATGATAATATTTTGGAAATGGCTACCTATTTATCTGAAATTGACAAACCTGTTTGGATTCGCCACGTATTGGTGCCTCAACGTAGTGATTACGACGAATATTTAATCCGTCTGGATGCCTTCATAAAAACATTAAACAATGTAGATAAAGTTGAAGTGCTTCCTTATCATACGATGGGCAAGTACAAATGGGAAGAACTAGGTATTCCTTATCCATTAGAAGGAATTGAGCCTCCTAAAAATGATCGTGTTGAAAATGCGAAAAAACTACTACATGTCGAGGACTATCAAGGTTATCTAGCACGTTAA
- a CDS encoding DUF1803 domain-containing protein — protein MNDLAIYYHSPQQTKQYNHLLNQSLFFPLVTFMYEHREERIILRQLKAAFATEAKLEQFLSEMIDCQLIIRENRQYRLNFPIYTAAEVASLPLAEDELPKFKGTVTEQLFWLAESFWPQVFPEEEDYFFGVSGGLTFYQKQRLASAQLSIITLEKEKTEVPTMPRYFDYLGKEQSLPEAFSALYDLLGDVNPEYYLSQARRVIKQALRGRKVSTVPNIFQESLHLTQVITIDQDHLKLLLPVATEQAEPLEAQSNILAFYYEKIANRSAIERLVFMQQLIEQLGTNSLSYLRIN, from the coding sequence ATGAATGATTTAGCAATTTACTATCATTCTCCGCAACAAACGAAACAATACAATCATTTGCTCAACCAATCACTTTTTTTCCCTCTTGTTACTTTTATGTATGAACATCGGGAAGAAAGAATCATTTTAAGACAATTAAAAGCGGCCTTTGCAACAGAAGCCAAGTTAGAACAATTTTTATCAGAAATGATTGATTGTCAGTTAATCATTCGGGAAAATCGTCAATATCGTTTGAATTTTCCTATCTATACGGCAGCTGAAGTTGCGAGTTTGCCCTTGGCTGAAGACGAACTTCCTAAGTTTAAAGGAACTGTAACAGAGCAATTATTTTGGCTAGCTGAATCTTTTTGGCCACAAGTGTTTCCAGAAGAGGAAGACTATTTTTTTGGCGTGAGCGGTGGCCTCACATTTTATCAAAAACAAAGATTGGCCTCGGCACAACTATCTATAATTACGCTTGAAAAAGAAAAGACAGAGGTTCCAACAATGCCTCGTTATTTTGATTACTTGGGCAAAGAGCAATCCTTGCCAGAAGCCTTCAGCGCTTTATATGACTTGCTAGGGGACGTAAATCCTGAATACTATCTTTCGCAAGCGAGAAGAGTCATTAAACAAGCTCTGCGAGGCCGCAAAGTCAGTACTGTGCCTAATATTTTTCAAGAAAGTTTGCACTTGACCCAAGTGATTACGATTGACCAGGACCACTTAAAACTCCTTTTACCAGTAGCAACGGAACAAGCCGAGCCTTTAGAAGCACAGTCGAATATTCTAGCATTTTATTATGAAAAAATTGCTAACCGATCGGCCATCGAACGCTTAGTTTTTATGCAACAATTGATTGAGCAACTAGGTACGAACTCTCTAAGTTATCTTAGAATAAATTAA
- the cls gene encoding cardiolipin synthase: protein MKIFVWILLFLLVINVIAALITVFRKPRSISSVLAWMMTLIFLPGIGFIIYLFCGRGIDGQEVFKLSDDEKQMVQRIKEKVDIDNKKAGRDKRYDLLYDAKVLNRYFRNMDASPLAKRNSLQLFTDGQEKFQALFEDIRAAKETVHVEYYAFFNDTIGNQFLDVLIEKLHEGVEVYLIYDPWGSPGANKKFFARYVDAGGKVAPFITSRDMIRKTRLNYHLHRKIVVIDGKIGWTGGFNVGDQYLNVTEKFGYWRDTHIRLVGTAVFSLQEIFIMDWNASVKYPEERMTYHEKYFKLPEDHEVEHLSLQVVSDGPDSEEEILKSGFVRMIFSAEKSVWIQTPYLIPDDSMINALLVAVRSGVDVRIMIPCMPDHPFIYRATQYYANYLHKRGIKIYIYDSGFIHAKTMVIDDELAMVGTTNQDIRSYSLNFEVSTFIYNPDIAWMLAQVFEEDIEKSVLLTDEIIKKQGYWLRFKQNFSRLLSPVL from the coding sequence ATGAAAATTTTTGTTTGGATTTTGTTATTTTTATTAGTAATTAACGTTATTGCTGCCTTAATTACTGTTTTTAGAAAACCTCGTAGTATTTCCAGCGTTTTAGCATGGATGATGACGTTGATTTTCTTGCCTGGTATCGGCTTTATTATTTACTTATTCTGTGGGCGAGGTATCGATGGACAAGAAGTTTTTAAATTGTCTGATGATGAAAAACAAATGGTTCAACGAATTAAAGAAAAAGTGGACATCGATAACAAAAAAGCAGGGCGCGATAAACGTTATGATTTACTTTATGATGCGAAAGTTTTAAATCGTTATTTCCGGAATATGGACGCATCACCGTTGGCCAAAAGAAATAGTTTGCAATTATTCACAGATGGCCAAGAAAAATTCCAAGCATTATTTGAAGATATTCGTGCAGCGAAAGAAACCGTTCATGTGGAATATTATGCGTTTTTTAATGACACGATTGGCAATCAATTTTTAGATGTATTAATCGAAAAGTTGCATGAAGGCGTGGAAGTTTACTTAATTTACGATCCTTGGGGTTCACCCGGCGCAAATAAAAAGTTTTTTGCTCGTTACGTTGACGCTGGAGGAAAAGTAGCTCCCTTTATTACTTCTCGCGATATGATCCGTAAAACACGTCTAAATTATCACTTGCATCGGAAAATTGTTGTCATCGATGGGAAAATTGGCTGGACCGGCGGGTTCAATGTTGGGGATCAATATTTGAATGTCACCGAAAAATTTGGTTACTGGCGAGATACCCATATTCGTTTGGTCGGGACGGCCGTATTTTCATTGCAAGAGATATTTATCATGGATTGGAATGCTTCAGTCAAATATCCTGAAGAACGTATGACGTATCATGAAAAATATTTTAAATTACCAGAAGATCATGAAGTGGAGCATTTGTCCTTACAAGTTGTTTCAGATGGTCCTGATTCAGAAGAAGAAATTTTGAAAAGCGGGTTTGTTCGGATGATTTTTTCTGCAGAAAAGAGTGTCTGGATTCAAACACCGTATTTAATCCCTGACGATAGTATGATTAATGCGTTGTTAGTGGCGGTTCGTTCAGGTGTCGACGTGCGAATTATGATTCCTTGTATGCCTGACCATCCCTTTATTTACCGCGCAACACAATATTACGCGAATTACTTACACAAACGCGGCATTAAAATTTATATTTATGATAGTGGGTTTATTCATGCAAAAACAATGGTGATTGATGATGAATTAGCTATGGTTGGGACAACAAACCAAGATATTCGCAGTTATTCATTGAATTTTGAGGTAAGTACGTTTATTTACAATCCTGACATTGCGTGGATGTTAGCGCAAGTCTTTGAAGAAGATATAGAAAAAAGTGTCTTACTAACCGACGAGATAATTAAAAAACAAGGGTACTGGCTACGCTTCAAGCAAAACTTTTCACGCTTGTTGTCACCAGTCTTGTAA
- a CDS encoding phosphate/phosphite/phosphonate ABC transporter substrate-binding protein codes for MRLKKVTSIVLGSLLILGLSGCGMSQAKKKEVTSDKLVVQFVPTNNDGSMEAKTKPFAEYLSKKLDREVEVTLATDYSTISEAMDSGKVDLGIMPPAAYVRAKDMHAAQAILTSQLKDYDQKTGKPLDNVLATTFKGEVLVRNDSNLKELKDLKNKKIATLNPNSASGYIYPVAELKDLGIDPVQEATLTTVNDIPSEITAVLNGQMDAAFVFEGARNVFNAAFPDKDLTKELRVLYLTKGDIPNDAIAVNPKMSTDLKEKIKETFLEMKNDPEGKEAMNLWGHLGYEEAADDAYNTIRAYTEKAAE; via the coding sequence ATGCGTTTAAAAAAAGTGACATCAATTGTTTTGGGAAGTTTACTTATTCTAGGGTTAAGCGGTTGTGGCATGAGTCAAGCAAAGAAAAAAGAAGTAACATCAGATAAATTAGTTGTTCAATTTGTGCCTACGAATAATGATGGCAGTATGGAAGCGAAGACAAAACCTTTTGCAGAATATTTGTCAAAAAAATTAGATCGTGAAGTGGAAGTAACCTTAGCAACAGATTACTCGACGATTTCTGAAGCAATGGATTCTGGAAAAGTAGATTTAGGAATCATGCCACCTGCAGCCTACGTACGTGCAAAAGATATGCACGCGGCGCAAGCGATTTTAACTTCACAGTTGAAAGATTATGATCAAAAAACAGGGAAGCCTTTAGACAATGTTTTAGCGACAACCTTTAAAGGTGAAGTTTTAGTCCGTAATGATAGTAATTTAAAAGAATTAAAAGATTTAAAAAATAAAAAAATCGCAACATTGAATCCTAATTCTGCAAGCGGCTATATTTATCCTGTCGCTGAGTTAAAAGATTTAGGAATTGATCCCGTACAAGAAGCTACTTTAACTACGGTAAATGATATTCCCAGCGAAATTACTGCCGTTTTAAACGGCCAAATGGATGCAGCCTTTGTTTTTGAAGGAGCGCGAAATGTTTTTAATGCAGCCTTTCCAGATAAAGATTTAACCAAAGAATTACGTGTCCTTTATTTAACAAAAGGTGATATCCCTAACGATGCAATTGCAGTCAATCCAAAAATGTCAACTGATCTAAAAGAAAAGATCAAAGAAACATTTTTAGAGATGAAAAATGACCCTGAAGGAAAAGAAGCTATGAATTTATGGGGGCATTTAGGTTATGAAGAAGCAGCAGATGATGCATATAATACAATCCGTGCATATACAGAAAAAGCAGCAGAATAA